In Candidatus Binatia bacterium, the genomic stretch CCCGGTTTTGGGCACACTGCTGCTGCTCGCGACATCTGCGGGCCAGACGACGACGCCGGCGAAGTATCCCGCGTTGCCCAGCGAAACACCGTCGAAGTTTGAACCCGTCACGGACAGCTTCGATTACGTCCAGCGCGACGTGATGATCCCCATGCGCGACGGCGTCAGGCTGCACACCGTCATCCTGGTTCCGAAAGGCGCCACCCATGCGCCCATCCTGCTGACGCGGACACCGTACAACGCCTCCGCGCTCACGAATCATGCGCAGAGTTCGCACCTCGGCCCCATGCTCAACGGCTACGACAACGCGACCGACGTAATCGCGGATGGGGGCTATATCCGCGTGGTGCAGGATGTACGCGGGAAGTACGGTTCCGAAGGCGACTACGTGATGAACCGCCCGCTGCGCGGCCCGCTCAACCCAACCCCCGTCGATCACGCTACCGACACCTACGACACCATCGATTGGCTGGTGAAAAACATCCCCGAAACGAACGGGAAGGTCGGGATCCTCGGCATCTCGTACGACGGCTTTTTACCGCTGATGGCGCTCGTGAATCCGCACCCCGCACTCAAAGTCTCGGTGCCGATGAATCCCATGGTGGACGGCTGGATGGGCGACGATTGGTTCCACAACGGCGCGTTCCGCGAACAGGGCCTGGGCTACATCCAGAACCAGGAGGCCACGCGATCGTCCGACCCCAAATGGTGGACCAGCCATTACGACATGTACGATGAGTTCCTTCAGTACGGCTCCGCCGGCGAACTGGGGCGCCGCCACGGCCTGGAACAGGTCGGCTTCTGGCGCAAGTTACTTGAACATCCGGGCTACGACGCGTTCTGGCGCGAGCAGGCGGTCGACAAACTGCTGGCTAAGGAACCACTGCAAGTGCCGGTCATGCTGGTGGCTAGCCTTTGGGACCAGGAAGATATCTACGGTGCGATTGCGGTGTACAAGGCTATCGAGCCGAAGGACACGACCAACGACAAGGTCTTCCTGGTTCTCGGCCCCTGGCATCACGGGCAGGAGATCGGCGACGGCAGCAGCCTCGGCGCGATCAAGTTCAACAGCGATACCGCACTCTATTTCCGCCAGCACATCCTGGCGCCATTCCTGGCTCACTACCTGAAGGACGAAGCTCCGAAGGTGGACGTCGCACCCGTCAATGCCTTCGAAACCGGGACCAATCATTGGCTGAAATTGCCGGGCTGGCCCGCGGGATGTCCGACGGGCTGCACGGTCCGACCCACGCCTCTTTATCTGGAGGCAGGACTGAAGCTGAACTTCACGGCGCCGAATGCCGCCGACGCCGGGTTCGAGGAATACGTTTCCGATCCCGCGCGGCCGGTGCC encodes the following:
- a CDS encoding CocE/NonD family hydrolase — encoded protein: MGTLLLLATSAGQTTTPAKYPALPSETPSKFEPVTDSFDYVQRDVMIPMRDGVRLHTVILVPKGATHAPILLTRTPYNASALTNHAQSSHLGPMLNGYDNATDVIADGGYIRVVQDVRGKYGSEGDYVMNRPLRGPLNPTPVDHATDTYDTIDWLVKNIPETNGKVGILGISYDGFLPLMALVNPHPALKVSVPMNPMVDGWMGDDWFHNGAFREQGLGYIQNQEATRSSDPKWWTSHYDMYDEFLQYGSAGELGRRHGLEQVGFWRKLLEHPGYDAFWREQAVDKLLAKEPLQVPVMLVASLWDQEDIYGAIAVYKAIEPKDTTNDKVFLVLGPWHHGQEIGDGSSLGAIKFNSDTALYFRQHILAPFLAHYLKDEAPKVDVAPVNAFETGTNHWLKLPGWPAGCPTGCTVRPTPLYLEAGLKLNFTAPNAADAGFEEYVSDPARPVPFRLRPIDSNFSSNGKTWSQWLADDQREFSGRTDVLAYVSDVLTAPLKISGQPVANLVASTSGTDSDWVVKVIDVYPDEVASQPALGGYQLMVSADVFRGRYRESLETPKPIVADKPLVYRFALPTANHVFLPGHRIMVQVQSSWFPLYDRNPQTFVPNIFWAKPENYRKAVQRIYHAPGQESFVELPAVRTP